In Hyalangium minutum, the genomic stretch TGCTCACTACACCGACACACCGCTCCTGGTGGTGAATACCTCGGACATCGACTTCGTGAACAACGAGGCCGATCGCGAGGGCCTGATGAACGCCATCAAGAAGGCCCGCCAGGACGGCATCCACCACTACGATCCACACCCAGCCAAGCGGCCGTAAGGACCCGGCGTCTGCTCGTCTGCCTGAGAAGGGTTCCCCACAGGAGCCCCAAGGGCGTTAGAGTAGGGGCACACCTCCGGCGATCCCCCCGGGACGGCGAGAGGTGGCAACACCGCGGTACCCCCCAACCCTCTCCCCCACAGGAGGTGAACCGTGAAGGACAAGGTCACCATCCACACGCTGAAGCGACTGAAGCAGGCCGGCCAGAAGATCTGCATGGTCACGGCCTATGACGCCACCTTTGCGCGGCTCCTCGACGAGTCCGGCGCGGATGTGCTGCTGGTCGGTGACTCACTGGGCATGGTCGTCCAGGGACATGACTCCACGCTCCCAGTGACGATGGAGCAGATGATCTACCACTCGGTGGCCGTCAATCGGGGCGCCAAGCGGGCCCATGTGGTGGGCGACATGCCCTTCATGAGCTACCAGACCTCTGTCGAGGCGGCGGTGCGCAACGCGGGCCGGCTCGTGGCCGAGGGCGGCGTGGGCAGCGTGAAGCTGGAGGGCGGCGCCGAGTTCGCCGACACCGTGGCGGCCATCACCCGCGCGAGCATCCCCGTCATGGGGCACCTGGGGCTCACCCCTCAGTCCGTGCACAAGATGGGCGGCTACGTGGTGCAGGGCAAGGACGAGCAGGCCGCTCGCAAGATTCTTCAGGACGCGCTCGCGCTGGAGCGTGCGGGCGCCTACGCGCTGGTGCTCGAGGGCGTGCCGGTGGAACTGGCCCGGCAGATCACGCAGCGCCTGAGCATCCCCACCATCGGCATCGGTGCCGGAGTTGAGTGCGATGGGCAGGTGCTCGTCTGTTACGACCTGCTCGGCATGAACCCGGACTTCAAGCCCAAGTTCGTGAAGCGCTACGCGGACCTGCACGGCTCCATCACCGGGGCGGCCAGCACCTTCTTCAACGAGGTGCGCGCCGGCTCCTTCCCGGACGACGATCACTCCTTCCACTCGAAGACGCTGCGGCTGGTGGCCTCCAACACGCACACTTCTTCCGAGGCGGAGCCCGCCGAGGGCGGTGAGAAGATCGGCCCCATCTACGGCGTTCCGGTCTAACCCCCATGGCTCCGCAGGTTCTCCGCACTGTGGCTGAAGTCCAGGCGTGGGCGGCGGACCTGCGCCGGGCCGGGCGCCGGCTCGCGCTGGTGCCCACCATGGGCTTCCTGCACGAGGGCCACCTCTCGCTCATGCGCGAAGGGCGCAAGCGGGCGGACGGGGTGGCCACCTCCATCTTCGTCAACCCCACCCAGTTCGGTCCCAAGGAAGACCTCTCGCGCTACCCGAAGGACTTCGAGGGCGACCTGGCCAAGTGCGGCAGCGCGGGGGTGGACGTGGTCTTCGCTCCCGAGGCGAGCACCATGTACCCGCCCGGCTACGAGACGTACGTGGAGGTGACGGACGTCAGCCAGGGGCTGTGCGGCGAGCGCCGCCCCGGACACTTCCGAGGCGTGGCCACCATCGTCACCCGGCTGCTGTGCATGTTCCGGCCGGACGTGGCCCTCTTCGGCGAGAAGGACTACCAGCAGCTTCAGGTCATCAAGGCACTCAACCGGGACTTGCACCTGGGCGTGGAGATTCTGGGCATGCCCACCGTGCGCGAGCCGGATGGGCTGGCCATGAGCTCTCGCAATGCGTACCTCTCTTCTGAGGACCGGAAGCGGGCGCTTGCCATCTCGCGTGGCTTGGGAGCGGCCCAGGCGCTGTACCGCTCCGGCACCTCCGAGGCGTCAGCGCTCACCGAAGCGGTCCGTCGGGAGCTGCGCGCCGCGGATCTCCGGGAGGACTACGTGGAACTGGTGGATGCTGAACGCCTCAAGCCTGTCGCGAGCGTCCAGCCCAGCCAGCCCGCCCGCCTGTTGGTGGCTGCCTTCTGTGGGACCACGCGGCTGATCGACAACCAGCCCATTGGAGGCTAGGGGACGCGCGTATGGCCGGTGGCAAGGCGAAGGGTGGAGTGGGAGCGCAGGAGGGCGTGAAGATCATCGCCGAGAACCGCAAGGCCCGCGCCATGTACACCGTGGACGAGAAGGTGGAGGCGGGCCTCCAGCTCCAGGGCAGCGAGGTGAAGTCCTTGAGAGACGGCACGGCCAACCTCTCGGACGCCTACGCGCTCCCGAAGGGCACCGAGCTGTATCTTCTCAATGCCCACATTGGCACGTATAAACCCGCGAATCTCTTCACCCACGAGCCTACGCGGGGCCGTAAGCTGTTGATGCATCGTGCGGAAATCGACCGCTGGACGGCAAAGGTGAGGGAGCGGGGTTATTCCATCATCCCGCTTGTGCTGTACTTCAAAAACGGGCGAGCCAAGGTGGAGCTGGGGCTCTGCCGAGGCAAGACACACGAGGACCGGCGGCAGGACATCAAGGAACGGGAGACGAAGCGGGAGATGGAGCGAGAGTCGCGACGCCGCTGATCGCGCCGCCCACGCCGCTGCGGACAGATGGAGACAAAGGGTCCCGATAAGAAGGAACTGCTGCTGGCGGCTCTCGAGCAGGGCATGGTGATGATTCACCTGGATGCTCGCCGCCCCGGGGTGCTCGTCCCCGCTCACCTGCGCAACGAGCACCACCTGCGGCTCAACCTCTCGTACCGGTTCGACCCTCCGGATCTCTCGGTGAGCGACTGGGGCGTTCGCTCCACGCTGAGCTTCTCGGGCACGCGCTTCACCATCGCTGTGCCCTGGTCCGCGCTGTTCGCCATCGCCAGCCATGTCACCAAAGAGCTGGCTTGGATGTACGCGGATGATCTGCCCGAGGAGATCCTCCAGCAGGCACAGGTGACGACCAAGGTGTCGACACCTGAGATGGCTCCCGCTGCACCGCCTCCGGCCGAGGCGCGTCCGCGTGCGGTGCTCCGCGAGGTGCCCTCCGAGAAGGACGCCGAGCCGCCCGAGGGCCCACCGGAGGATCCGCCTCCGCCTCGCAAGGGCCACCTGCGCCTGGTGAAGTGAGGCGGCTCAGCGCTGCTTCCGCAACTCCACGTCGAACTGGGCCGGAGCGTTGCCGGGGAAGGTGCTCTTCCACGGCTTGTAGCCCTTCAGGGTCAGCTCGACGGTGATCTCCTCGCCGGGCGGGTAGTTGTTGTCCATGAGCAAGGGCGTGGTGCCCTTGTCTTCTCCACCCAGCACCACCCGGGCGCCGCTGGGCTCGCTGTTGATGACCAGCGGCGGAGGCTTCGAGGGCTCGGACAGGGCACCGCGCATCGCGCGCTCGGCGCTCGGCAGCAGGCGCTGGACATGAGGCCAGGCGAAGAAACCGCCCGCTCCGAGTCCTGCCACCACGGCGAGGCGCAGCGCCCACCGGCCCCAGGGCCTGCTCGGCTTGTGCTCCCAGAACGTCTCCTCGCGGGCCTCGCG encodes the following:
- the panB gene encoding 3-methyl-2-oxobutanoate hydroxymethyltransferase codes for the protein MKDKVTIHTLKRLKQAGQKICMVTAYDATFARLLDESGADVLLVGDSLGMVVQGHDSTLPVTMEQMIYHSVAVNRGAKRAHVVGDMPFMSYQTSVEAAVRNAGRLVAEGGVGSVKLEGGAEFADTVAAITRASIPVMGHLGLTPQSVHKMGGYVVQGKDEQAARKILQDALALERAGAYALVLEGVPVELARQITQRLSIPTIGIGAGVECDGQVLVCYDLLGMNPDFKPKFVKRYADLHGSITGAASTFFNEVRAGSFPDDDHSFHSKTLRLVASNTHTSSEAEPAEGGEKIGPIYGVPV
- the panC gene encoding pantoate--beta-alanine ligase; the protein is MAPQVLRTVAEVQAWAADLRRAGRRLALVPTMGFLHEGHLSLMREGRKRADGVATSIFVNPTQFGPKEDLSRYPKDFEGDLAKCGSAGVDVVFAPEASTMYPPGYETYVEVTDVSQGLCGERRPGHFRGVATIVTRLLCMFRPDVALFGEKDYQQLQVIKALNRDLHLGVEILGMPTVREPDGLAMSSRNAYLSSEDRKRALAISRGLGAAQALYRSGTSEASALTEAVRRELRAADLREDYVELVDAERLKPVASVQPSQPARLLVAAFCGTTRLIDNQPIGG
- the smpB gene encoding SsrA-binding protein SmpB codes for the protein MAGGKAKGGVGAQEGVKIIAENRKARAMYTVDEKVEAGLQLQGSEVKSLRDGTANLSDAYALPKGTELYLLNAHIGTYKPANLFTHEPTRGRKLLMHRAEIDRWTAKVRERGYSIIPLVLYFKNGRAKVELGLCRGKTHEDRRQDIKERETKREMERESRRR
- a CDS encoding ClpXP protease specificity-enhancing factor SspB — protein: METKGPDKKELLLAALEQGMVMIHLDARRPGVLVPAHLRNEHHLRLNLSYRFDPPDLSVSDWGVRSTLSFSGTRFTIAVPWSALFAIASHVTKELAWMYADDLPEEILQQAQVTTKVSTPEMAPAAPPPAEARPRAVLREVPSEKDAEPPEGPPEDPPPPRKGHLRLVK